The segment AGAAGCGCTGGAGTGACGCGGAGTCCGGCGAGTTCCGCGCGCGCTACGCGGCGTGGGGCGAGGCGCTCGCGCTGCGCGTCTACACGTCGCGACTCATCGGCGCCGATCCCGACCTGGTGCTGCACGGCGGCGGCAACACGTCGGTGAAGTCGCGCGCGCGCGACTTGTTCGGGCGCGAGGTCGACGTGCTGTGCGTGAAGGGCAGCGGCTGGGACCTGGCGAAGATCGAGCCCGCGGGCCTGCCCGCGCTGCGGCTCGAGCCGTTGGTCGCGCTGCGCGCGCTCGATGCGCTGTCCGACGAGGACATGGTGGCCGAGCAGCGCCGCGCCATGCTCGACGCGTCGGGTCCGAGCCCGAGCATCGAGACACTCCTGCACGCGTTCCTGCCGGCGCGCTTCGTCGACCACTCACACGCCGACGCGATCCTGGCGCTCACCAACCAGCCCGACGGCGAGCAGCGCGTGCGCGCGTTGTACGGCGGGCGCGTCGGCTGGGTGCCCTACGTGATGCCGGGCTTCGCGCTGGCCAAGCGCGCGGCCGAGATCTTCGAGAAGGACCCGGGCGTGGAGGGGCTCGTGCTCGAGAAGCACGGCCTGTTCAGCTTCGGCGACGACGCGAAGACGAGCTACGAGCGTCACATTGCGCTGGTCGCACGCGCGCGCGCGCAGATCGAGTCGCAGACCGAGGGCCGCCGGCCGCTCGACGCGCGGCCGGTGGTCGCGATGCGCGAGTGGAACGAGATCGCGCCCGTGGTGCGCGGCGCGCTGGCCGCGGCCTCGGGCGATCCCGACCGGCCCTGGCGGCGCTTCGTGCTCGAGCACCGGAGCTCCGACGAGGTCCTGCACTTCGCGGCCGCCGCGCAGGGCCCGGCGCTCGCGGCGGCGCCGCCGATCACGCCGGACCACGTGATCCGCACCAAGGGCCCGTACCTGTTCGTCGAGCGCCCGCCCTACGCCAGCTACGAGTCACTCGCCGCCCGGCTGCGCGAGGAGGTCGACGGCTACCGCAGGCGCTACACGGAGTACTTCCAGCGCTGCACGGCGGCGCGGGGAGTCACTCGCACCATGCTCGACTCCACGCCGCGCGTGCTGGTGCTGCCGGGCATCGGCCTGGTCGCGGCGGGCGAGTCGCGCGCGGCGGCGCGCGTGGCGGCCGACATCGCCGAGCACACGCTGCGCACGAAGATCTGGGCCACGGCGATCGGCCAGTACGAAGGCCTTTCCGAGCTCGACCTGTTCGACGTGGAGTACTGGGGGCTCGAGCAGGCGAAGCTCGGCAAGGGCGAGTCACTGCCGCTCGCGGGCCAGGTGGCGCTGGTGACCGGCGGCGCGGGGGCGATCGGCGAGGGCGTGGCGCGCGAGCTGCTGCGCGCCGGCGCCCAGGTCCTGCTGGTCGACCTGGACGAGCCGCGGCTCGAGGCCACGCGCGCGCGCCTCGGGCCGGCGGTCGAAGTCTTCCGCGCCGACGTCGCCGACGAGGGCGACGTGCGCGACGCCTTCCGGCACGCGGCCCAGCTGTTCGGCGGCGTCGACCTCGTGGTGGTGAACGCGGGCATCGCGCGCAGCGGCGCGCTCGCCGACCTCGACCTCGACGACTTCCGCGCCGCGGTCGACGTGAACCTCACGGGCGCGTTCCTCACGCTGCGCGAAGGTCTCACGCAGCTGAAGCGCCAGGGGAGCGGCGGCAACGTGGTGATCGTCTCGACCAAGAACGTGTTCGCGCCCGGCGCGCAGTTCGGCGCGTACAGCGCCTCGAAAGCCGGCGCGCACCAGCTCGGGCGCGTGGCGGCGCTCGAAGCGGCGGCGTTCGGCGTGCGCGTGAACCTGGTCAACGCCGACGCCGTGTTCGGCGCGCCCGAGAACCCGTCGGGTCTGTGGCGCGAGGTGGGCCCGGCGCGCGCCGCGGCGCGCGGGCTCGAGCCCGAGCAGCTCGAGGATTTCTACCGCGACCGCAACCTGCTGCACGCGCGAGTCACTCCCGAGCACGTCGGGCGCGCGGTGCTGTTCTTCGCGCGGCAGGACACTCCCACGACCGGCGCCGTGCTGCCGGTCGACGGCGGCCTGCCGGAGGCGTTTCCCCGCTAGTCGATCCGTCCCCCCAGGATGGAGCCGCAGCCAGTGCTGAACGGGATCTTCGTGGCGCTCGTCGTCGGCGCGGTGGTCGCCGCCGCGCTCACGGGCAAGATGCCCGACGTGAACGACGCGGCCCTGGCCGCGGCCAAGAGCGCCGTCGACATCCTGATCGGGCTGATCGGCGTCATGGCGCTGTGGCTGGGCTTCATGCGCGTGCTGCGCGAGGCGGGCGTTCTGGCCGGGCTCGCGCGCGCGCTCGCGCCCGCGCTGCGCCGGCTCTTCCCCGACGTGCCCCCCGATCACCCGGCCATGGGCGCGATCGTGATGAACTTGGCCGCCAACGTGCTGGGCCTGGGCAACGCGGCGACGCCCTTCGGGCTGAAGGCCATGCGCGAGCTCGAGTCACTGAATGCGCGGCCCGGTGTCGCGACCAACGCCATGGCGCTCTTCCTCACCATCAACACCTCGGGGCTCGCGGTGCTGCCGCTGGGCGCGATCGCGGTGCGCGCGAGTCTCGGCTCGGACAACGCGGCGGGCATCCTCGTGCCCTCGCTCGTGGCCAGCGCCTGCGCGACGCTGGTCGGAATCGTGGCGGCCAAGCTGCTCGAGCGCTGGCCGGTGTTCGCGCCCGAGCGCGCGGCCGTGCCCGAGTCAGTGACTCCCCCCGCCGCGCCGGCGCTCGACTTCGCGGCCCTGGCCGAAGCGGAGAAGCTCGCGGCGCCCGTCCCGCTCGCGACCCCGGTGCGCTCCGCGGTCGCGATGGTGTGTCTGGCCGCCGTGCTGGTCGGGGTTCTGCGCGCGTTCTCCGCCGAGCCCACCTTCGCCACGGCCAAGGACGTGCTCTCGTCGTGGCTCCTGCCGGCGCTCATGGCCGGGATCGCGCTCACCGGCTTCGCGCGGCGCATCCCCGTGTACGACGCGTTCATCGTGGGCGCGCGCGAGGGGCTCGCGATCGCAGTCACCGTGCTGCCGTACCTGCTGGCGATCCTGGTCGCGGTGGGCCTGTTCCGGGCCTCGGGTGCGCTCGACGCGCTGGTCTCCGCGGTGGCGCCGGTCACGGGGCTCGTGGGCTTTCCCGCCGAGGCGCTGCCCATGGCGCTGATCCGGCCGCTCTCGGGCAGCGGCGCCCTCGCGGTCATGACGGAGACCATGCAGCACTACGGGCCTGACTCGTTCCCGGGCTTCCTGGCCTGCGTGATCAACGGCTCCAGCGAGACCACGTTCTACGTGCTGGCGCTCTACCTGGGCAGCGTGCGCGTGCGTGCGTCGCGCCACACCGTGCTGGCGTGCCTGGCGGCGGACCTCGCGGGGGTGGCGGCGGCGCTGGGCGCGAGCCGCCTGTTCTTCTGAGTGGAAGGAGGGCGCGCGAGGTGGTAGAGAGTCTGGCCGTGAGGCTCTACGCGGCCACCGTGGCACTCGCGGCTTTCTGGGCCGCACCGTTCGCGCGCGGAGCGGACTATCTCGGCGGCGAGGTGCGCGTGTACGTGCGCTCCGGGCCCGGGCTCGAGTTCCGCATCCTGAAGACGCTGACTGCCGGCCTGCCCGCGCAGAAGCTCTCGGTCGAAGGCGAGTGGGTCCAGGTGCGGATCCCCGGCGAGACCGAGGGCTGGATCCCGATCGGCAACCTGGTGAACGAAGAGCCCGCGAGCGTGGCGCTGCCCAAGCTGAAGGAGAAACTCGCCGCCGCGGAGGCGCGTGCGACCGAGCTCGACCAGAAGGTCACTGCGCAGGCCGCCTCGCTGGAGGAGCTCGCGCAGCTCAAGGAGCGCAACCGCGTGCTCGAGGACGACGCCTCGCGCGCGAGCTCGACCGCGCGCTGGAAGTCGCTCGCGGCGGGCTCGGGCATCACGCTCGTCGGCATCTTGATCGGCCTGCTCGCGCCGCGCGGTTCGGGTCAGCGAAGCCGCCTGAAGCTCTAGCTCATGGCGACCCGGCGCCGCAGCACGCGCGAGGCGCTCGCGTACCGCTGGCGTCGCGGCCGGCTCGAGCCCATCCGACACCCCGATGTGTACCCCCTGGACGGACTCATCGGCGTGGAGCGCTCGGTCGAGAGACTGCGCGCGAACATCGCGGCCTTCACGCGCGGCGAGCCCGCGCTCGACGCCTTGCTCTACGGTGAGCGCGGCACGGGCAAGTCTTCGGCGGTGCGCGGGCTCCTGGCGGAGTTCGGCGCCGCGGGCTTCCGGCTGATCGAAGTGCGGCGCGACGCGCTGCTCGAGCTGTCCGAGCTCTGGCCCGCGCTGCGCGTCCGGCGCGGGCGCTTCGCGGTGTTCTGCGACGACCTGTCGTTCGAGGAGAACGACACGAGCTGGAAGCAGCTCAAGGCCGAGCTCGACGGCGGCCTCGAGGCGCGGCCCCAGAACGCGCTGGTGATCGCCACCTCGAACCGCCGCCACCTGGTGCCCGAGCGGATGTCGGAGAATCGCGAGGCGGTGCTCGACCCCGACGGCCTCTTGCACCCGGGCGAGACCGCCGAAGAGAAAGTCTCGCTCTCGGACCGCTTCGGGCTCTTGCTGCCGTTCTTCGCCTTCGACCAGGAGACCTACCTGCGGATCGCCCGCCACCACGCGCGAGAGCTCGGCCTCGCCGGCCGAGTCAGCCCCGAGGAGTTCGAGCGCGGCGTGCTGCGCTTCGCGCTCGAGCGCGGCACGCGCAGCGGGCGCACCGCGCGCCAGGCGTGCATCGCCGTGGCGCAGTCACTCCTGGGAGGCACGAAGTGAGCGAGACCGCGACGCTGGTGGTCTCGTGCCCCGACCGCAAGGGCCTGGTCGCGGCGCTCGCGTCCCTCTTGCACGACCACGGCGCGAACATCCGCGAGGCGCAGCAGCACCTGGACCCGGTGGACCGCATCTTCAGCCAGCGCATCCAGTTCGACCTGGCCGACCTGGACCTGCCGCGCGCGCAGCTCGAGGAGCTCCTGCGCATCGAGTGCGGCCGCTACCAGATGCGCTGGCGCATCTCCTACTCGGACCGCGCCAAGCGCGTGGCGATCTTCGTGTCGCGCTTCGAGCACTGCCTGTACGATCTGTTGATCCGGCACCGCCTGGGCGAGCTGCGCTGCGAGATCCCGCTCGTGATCTCGAACCATCCGGAGCTCGAGCCGATCGCGACACAGTTCGGTGTAGCCTGGCGCGTGTTCCCGATCGACAAGCAGAGCAAGGCCGCGCAGGAGGCGCGCGAGCTCGAGCTGCTCGAGCGCGAGCGCATCGACCTGGTCGTGCTCGCCCGCTACATGCAGGTGCTCTCGGCGGAGTTCATCGCACGCTACCCCGAGCGCATCATCAACATCCACCACAGCACGCTGCCCGCGTTCGTGGGTGCGCGGCCCTACCACCAGGCGCACGAGCGGGGCGTGAAGCTGGTGGGCGCGACCGCGCACTACGCCACGTCGGACCTCGACCAGGGCCCGATCATCGCGCAGGACGTCGTGGCCTGCTCCCACCGCGACACGGTCGAAGACCTGGTGCGCAAGGGCCGCGACGTGGAGCGCATGGTGCTCGCCAGCGCCGTGCGCGCCCACCTCGACGACCGCATCGTCGCGCTGGGCCGGCGCACGGTGGTGTTCTAGCCAGCACCGTCTCGGGATGAGCGCATCCTAACATCAGGACTCACTCTCCCGGGCCGAGGAGTGGAGCGCCATTCCGGCACACACAGGGGGCTCGCTCATGCGCTCGGTTCTGTTCGGGGTCCTGGCTCTGTCTCTCGGCTTCGCATCGCTGGCTCATGCGGTCGGGTTCGCCAGCCCGTTCACCGACGAGGCGATCTGCGGGAACATCAGCGTGGCGCCCACGCTGGCGGGGCCGGGCAGCTACACCGGATCGACGCACTGCACGTCGATCTGCCGGGCAGTCTCCGCGCAGTGTCACCGCTTCGTGGTGCGCGTGGCCTCGTGCGACACGGCCTACGCGGTCTCGAACGCGGCGATGCAGGCGCGCAGCTGCAACGAGCTGGTCGAGGGCGCGGCGCGCATCCTGTGCCGCTCGGACGTGAAGAACACTCTGGTCGAGGCGCGCTCGACGATCGTGAGCCAGCGCGACGCGGCCTTCGACGGCTGCGACGGCTGGGAGTCCGACTGTCAGGCGGCCTGCATGGCGCCCTAGAAGTCCATTCCGCCCATGCCCGGCATGCCACCCATGCCGCCCATTCCGCCCATCCCGCCCATGTCGGGCGCACCGCCCGGCATCGGCGCGGGGGGCTCGGGCTTGTCGACGATCGCCGCCTCGGTGGTGATGAGCAGGCCCGCCACGCTGGCCGCGTTCTGCAGCGCGCTGCGCACCACCTTGGTCGGGTCGATGATCCCGTCCTTCACCAGGTCGGTGTACTGCTCGGTGGCGGCGTTGTAGCCGAAGTCACCGCCCTTCTCGCGCACGCGCGAGAGCACGACCGAGCCGTCCTGGCCCGAGTTCATGGCGATCTGGCGCAGCGGCGCAGTCACCGCGTGACGCACGATCTCGGCGCCGAGCGCCTCGTCGCCCGAGAGACCCAGGTCTGCGAGCGCCTTCTCGGCGCGCACCAGCGCCACGCCACCGCCCGCCACGATGCCCTCTTCGACCGCCGCGCGAGTGGCGTGCAGCGCGTCCTCGACGCGCGCCTTCTTCTCCTTCAGCTCGGCCTCGGTCGCGGCGCCGACGCGAATCACCGCCACGCCGCCCGCCAGCTTCGCCAGCCGCTCCTGCAGCTTCTCCTTGTCGTAGTCGGAGTCGGTCTCTTCGATCTGCTTGCGGATCTGCGCGATACGGCCCTCGATGTCGGACTTCTTGCCCGCGCCGCCGATGATCGTGGTGTTCTCGCGGTCCAGCACCACGCGCTTGGCCCGGCCCAGGTCGGCGAGAGTCACGTTCTCGAGCTTCACGCCCAGGTCCTCGGAGAGTGACTTGCCGCCGGTCAGCACACCGATGTCTTCCAGCATGGCCTTGCGGCGGTCGCCGAAGCCCGGCGCCTTGCAGGCGGCCACGTTCAGCGTGCCGCGGATCTTGTTGACCACGAGCGTCGCGAGCGCCTCGCCCTCGATGTCCTCGGCGATGATGATCAGCGCCTTGCCCGAGCGCGCCACCGCTTCGAGCAGCGGCACCAGCTCGCGCATGTTCGAGATCTTCTTCTCGTGGATCAGGAGATACGGGTCGTCGTACGCGCCCTCCATGCGCTCCGGGTTGGTCACGAAGTAGGGCGAGAGATAGCCGCGGTCGAAGCGCATGCCCTCGACCACGTCGAGCTCCGTGTCCATCGTCTTGGCTTCCTCGACGGTGATCACGCCCTCTTTGCCGACTCTCTCCATCGCCTCGGCGATCATCGCGCCGATCGACTCGTCGCCGTTGGACGAGACACGCCCGACCTGCGCGATCTCGTCCTTGCCGCGCACCTTGCGCGAGCTCTTGGCGAGCTGCTCGGTGATCGCGGCGACCGCGGTGTCGATGCCGCGCTTCAGCGCCATCGGCGCCGCGCCCGCGGCCACGAGCTTCAGGCCCTGCGCGTAGATCGCCTGCGCGAGCACGGTGGCGGTGGTGGTGCCGTCGCCGGCCACGTCCGAGGTCTTCGATGCGACCTCCTTCACCATCTGCGCGCCCAGGTTCTCGAACTTGTTCTCGAGCTCGACCGCCTTGGCGACGGTGACTCCGTCCTTGGTCGAGGTCGGCGCGCCCCAGCTCTTCTCGATCAGCACGTTCCGGCCGCGCGGTCCCATGGTGACCTTCACGGCGTCGGCGAGCGCGTCGACCCCGCGCTGCAGGCCGCGGCGCGCGGCCTCGTCGAAGCGAAGCTCCTTGGCACCCATCGCCGCTACTCCAGGATCGCGAGGACGTCGTCCTCGGAGATGATCAGGGTGTCCTCGCCGTCGAGCGTGACTTCGTTGCCGGAGTACTTCGAGAAGAGCACGCGGTCGCCCTTCTTGACGTCCATGGCGATCAGGTTGCCCTTGTCGTCCCGCTTGCCGGGGCCGGCGGCGATCACCTTGCCCTCGGTCGGCTTCTCTTTGGCGGTGTCGGGAATGATGATCCCGCCAGCGGTCTTCGACTCCTCGTCGATGCGCTGGACGATCAGCCGGTTGTGGAGCGGGCGGACTTTGGCTGCCATGGGGGTCTCCTTGTGATGGGTCGGCGGGGCCGCATCGTAAGGGGGCGTCCGAAGGAGTCAAGTCGGCGCGGCCGCGGCGCCGATCCGAGCGGCCATGAGGGCCGGAGTCATCGCCGCGGTCCTGTGTGTGCTGGTCGCGGGGAACGCCCTCGCGCAGGCCGGCTTCCGCATCTACGAGCCGCGCTCGCGCACGGCCGAGGAGCTGGCCCCCCTGGTCGCGCCCATGCTCGGGCCGGACGGCAGCGCCGTGGCGGACGCCCACGGAGGCAGCCTGGTGCTGGAAGGCGATCCGGCGGCGATCCAGCAGGCGCTTTCGGCGCTCGAGACGTTGGACCGGCCGCTGGCGCAGTACCGGATCGAGTCCGAGACCCGCAGCCGCGACTCGCTCGAGGGCGCCGCGGCGCGCATCGGCGGCTGGAGCGACCGCGGCACGTTCCGGGTGGCGCGCGTGTCGGCCGGCGCCGGCGCGGGCGCGCGCACGCACTCGGTCGCGGCCAGCGTGGTGGTGCTCGAGGGCCGCACGGCCGACGTCTGGACCGGGACCGAGGTGCCGCTGCACTTCGGCGGCGAGGTGGCGCTGGTGCCGGTGCAGAGCGGCTTCCGCGTGCGGCCGCGCACGCTGGGGACCGGCGAGATCGAGCTCGAGATCACGCCGATCATGGCGGAGCAGGGCCGGCGCGGCACGATCCGCGAGCTGGGCGCCGCCACGGCGCTGCGGGTCCGGCCCGGCGAGTCGCTCGCGCTCGCGGGCGTCGCCGAAGAGGCGGCCGAGCGCGGCGCGGGCTTCCCGGCCGGCGCGCGCGCCGAGGCCGGCACGAGTGACTCGCTGATCGTGGTGCGGGTGACTCCCTTCGAGAGCTTGCCCGCCGCGCCCGCGCGCTAGGCGACCAGCGCCCGCCCGATCACCTTCAAGAGGAGCGTCGCCTTCACGCCCTCGAAGATCGGCAGCACCTGGGCGTCGACCACGTAGCGGCTGATCGCGTACTCCTCGGCGTAGCCCCAGCCGCCGTGCAGGAGCTGCCCCTCCTGACTCACCGCGACCGCGACGTCGCAGGCGAGCAGCTTGGCCTGCGACGCGTAGGGCGCCGCGCGCCGTTCGTCCTCGTCCATGGCGGCGGCGGCGGCGTAGGTGATGGCGCGCGCCGCGGCGACCTGCGTGGCCATCCAGCCCAGCTTGTACTCCGTCAGCTGGAAGTCGATCAGCGGCTTGCCGAACTGGACCCGGTCGACCACGTATTCGGCCGTCTTCTCGAGCGCTGCCTGCGCCAGACCGCAGGCGCGGCCGCCGGTCTGGAGCCGGCCCGCGGCGAAGCCGCCCATCTGCAGGACGAAGCCCTTGCCGATGCCCGACTCACCGCCCACGGCGTGGTCGGCGGGCACGAACCAGCGCTCGAACGAGAGCGTGAACGAGTGCATGCCGCGGTAGCCGGGGGTGGCGTCGGCCTTGCCGACCAGGCGCCCGCCGCCGGGCTGCGAGAAGTCGAACTCGTGCCCGAGCGCGCGCGGCTTGGGCACGATGAACAGCGTGAGTCCGCGGTTGCCCTTCGACATGTCGGGGTCGGTGCGGCACAGCACGGCCAGCACGTCGGCGCGGCCGGCGAAGGTGCACCAGGCCTTGGGCCCGTTGATCTCCCAGCCAGCGACACCGTTCTGTGTCGCGCGTTCGGCGCGGCACTTCACCGAAGCGACGTCGCTGCCCACGTCGGGCTCGGTCACCGAGATGCCGACCATCAGCTCCCCCGCCGCGATCTTGGGCAGCCAGTGCGCCTTCTGCGCCTCGGTGCCGCCCGCGAGCAGCGCCTTGGCCAGGATCTCGGGCCGCGTGATCAGCGAGCCGGCCGCCGCGAGCGAGGCGCGCGACAGCTCCTCGGTGGTGATCACCATGGCCACGTTGCCCATCTCGACGCCGCCGTACTTCTCGGGGATCGAGAGACCGAAGTAACCCAGCTCCGACATGTTCTTGATGAACGACTCCGGCACGAGCTCGTCGTGGCGGTGGATGCGCTCGGCCTGCGGTGCCACCTCGGACTCGGCGAACGAGCGCGCGGCGTCGCGCGTGAGCACGAGGGTCTCGTCGAGCGGGCAGTCGTTCCGTCCGCGCTGCGCGGCCACCGCGCGCCCGATCGCGCGCACGCGCTCCTCGGACAGCGCTTCGCGCGCGAACGCCTGGCTCTCCTCGCTGGGCAGGTCGGCGGCGGTGAGTCCGTGCTCGGGGCCGTGGTCGCGCACCAGCCGCGACACGTCCGAGACCACCTGGCCGGCGAACACCGCGGCCTGCTCGCGGTAGATCCCGCCCGCGGACTCGGCCCAGGCCGCCAGGTCCTGGGCGGCGCGCAGCCGGGTCGCGACGTCGGCGAGCCGAGCAACGGCGACCTGTTGCTCGTCGATGTCGCGCGTGCGTGCGGCGGCAATTGCGCGCCCGAGCGGCGCCTGCAGCTCCGCGAGAGTCTTTCGGGTCCGGTCGATGCCCAGGGGGTTCGGCACGCGGGTCGCTCCTTAACTGAGAGAGGGACCAGTTGTGACGGAACCGCGCCCGCTCTGCAAGCAGGCGCGCAACGTTTGCGGGGTCGGCAAAGAGTGCGCGCTGCGGCGCGCGCTGCGGGCCCCGCGCCGGGGCATGCCCGTTGCTCCTTCCCCCGCCCGGAGGCGGAGCACCATGCAGACTTTTCGTACCCACGCGGGTTTCTCGCTGATCGAGATCATGACCGTGGTCGCGATCATCGGCATCATGACCGTGCTGGGTCTGGCGTCGCTGCGCGGCTACTCGCGGCACGAAGAGACTCGCAAGTACGCAGCTTCGATCGCCAACGTGCTGAACCAGGCGCGCTCGCAGGCGGTCACGGACGGACGCACCACGTTCGTCGTGTTCTCGGAGCCGACCAACGGCACGCTGCCGTTCGAGGTCGGTCAGATCGCGACGATCGTGACCGACACCGACGGCGACGGCAAGATCAGCTTCGGCGACGGCATCCGCCCGATCTTCGGGCCCAGCGGCAGCCAGAGTGCCGAGATCAGCCTCTACGGCCGGCACGGCCAGAACGCGCTGAAGACCGCGCCGATCCCGCCGGACGACCAGTCGAAGCAGATCACCGACGGCGTGATGGGCTCGCTCGACGACGGCATGACGCTGCCCAAGGACCCCGACTTCGGCGTGCCGATGGTGGTGTTCTCGTCGCGCGGCACCCCGGTGACTCTCTCCGCGCCCGACGACTGGGGCGCGGGCGCCGGTGGCGTGTACGTGACCGACAACGACCAGATGCTGCTCGCCGTGCTGGTCGAGCCGCTGGGCGCGGTGCACACCATGGCGTGGGACGACGCCTCGCAGAGCTGGAAGTGACCGCCATGAAGCACACGGTCACTCGCAAGCTATCGCGCGACGAGTCGGGTTACACGCTGATCGAGGTCATGATCGCGATGGCGATCCTGGGCATCGGCCTGATGTCGATCGCGGTCGCGCAGCTCACGGCGATCCGCATGACTGCGCGCAGCAAGAACATGCAGCAGGCGATGTTCCTGGCGCGCGAGGCGATGGACGACCTCGACGCCCGGCAGCAGCCCGGCGACCTGTTCCTCTCCACCAACGCCACCACGCCCGACGCGAAGAACCCGATCCAGGTCGGCAACGACCAGGAAGACGGCACGCGCTTCAACCGCCAGATCACGGTGACTCCGGGCGACCCCGAGGCCGGCATGGCGCGCGTGGTCGTGCAGGTGACCTGGCTGAACGCGGCGACCAGCGCCACGAACGTGGTCCAGCTCACGGCCACCAAGAGGATTCCTTGATCATGGGCAAGCGCACTCTCTCCGCCGCGGGCTTCACGCTGATCGAGATGATGGTCGTGGTGGTCATCCTCGGCGTGGTCACCGCTCAGCTCTTCACGGTCTTCGCCAACCAGAAGCGCGTGTTCACCAGCAACGACCGCGCGCTCGACGTGCAGGAGTCTGC is part of the Myxococcota bacterium genome and harbors:
- a CDS encoding bifunctional aldolase/short-chain dehydrogenase, with the protein product MQKRWSDAESGEFRARYAAWGEALALRVYTSRLIGADPDLVLHGGGNTSVKSRARDLFGREVDVLCVKGSGWDLAKIEPAGLPALRLEPLVALRALDALSDEDMVAEQRRAMLDASGPSPSIETLLHAFLPARFVDHSHADAILALTNQPDGEQRVRALYGGRVGWVPYVMPGFALAKRAAEIFEKDPGVEGLVLEKHGLFSFGDDAKTSYERHIALVARARAQIESQTEGRRPLDARPVVAMREWNEIAPVVRGALAAASGDPDRPWRRFVLEHRSSDEVLHFAAAAQGPALAAAPPITPDHVIRTKGPYLFVERPPYASYESLAARLREEVDGYRRRYTEYFQRCTAARGVTRTMLDSTPRVLVLPGIGLVAAGESRAAARVAADIAEHTLRTKIWATAIGQYEGLSELDLFDVEYWGLEQAKLGKGESLPLAGQVALVTGGAGAIGEGVARELLRAGAQVLLVDLDEPRLEATRARLGPAVEVFRADVADEGDVRDAFRHAAQLFGGVDLVVVNAGIARSGALADLDLDDFRAAVDVNLTGAFLTLREGLTQLKRQGSGGNVVIVSTKNVFAPGAQFGAYSASKAGAHQLGRVAALEAAAFGVRVNLVNADAVFGAPENPSGLWREVGPARAAARGLEPEQLEDFYRDRNLLHARVTPEHVGRAVLFFARQDTPTTGAVLPVDGGLPEAFPR
- a CDS encoding nucleoside recognition domain-containing protein, translating into MLNGIFVALVVGAVVAAALTGKMPDVNDAALAAAKSAVDILIGLIGVMALWLGFMRVLREAGVLAGLARALAPALRRLFPDVPPDHPAMGAIVMNLAANVLGLGNAATPFGLKAMRELESLNARPGVATNAMALFLTINTSGLAVLPLGAIAVRASLGSDNAAGILVPSLVASACATLVGIVAAKLLERWPVFAPERAAVPESVTPPAAPALDFAALAEAEKLAAPVPLATPVRSAVAMVCLAAVLVGVLRAFSAEPTFATAKDVLSSWLLPALMAGIALTGFARRIPVYDAFIVGAREGLAIAVTVLPYLLAILVAVGLFRASGALDALVSAVAPVTGLVGFPAEALPMALIRPLSGSGALAVMTETMQHYGPDSFPGFLACVINGSSETTFYVLALYLGSVRVRASRHTVLACLAADLAGVAAALGASRLFF
- a CDS encoding TIGR04211 family SH3 domain-containing protein yields the protein MRLYAATVALAAFWAAPFARGADYLGGEVRVYVRSGPGLEFRILKTLTAGLPAQKLSVEGEWVQVRIPGETEGWIPIGNLVNEEPASVALPKLKEKLAAAEARATELDQKVTAQAASLEELAQLKERNRVLEDDASRASSTARWKSLAAGSGITLVGILIGLLAPRGSGQRSRLKL
- a CDS encoding ATP-binding protein: MATRRRSTREALAYRWRRGRLEPIRHPDVYPLDGLIGVERSVERLRANIAAFTRGEPALDALLYGERGTGKSSAVRGLLAEFGAAGFRLIEVRRDALLELSELWPALRVRRGRFAVFCDDLSFEENDTSWKQLKAELDGGLEARPQNALVIATSNRRHLVPERMSENREAVLDPDGLLHPGETAEEKVSLSDRFGLLLPFFAFDQETYLRIARHHARELGLAGRVSPEEFERGVLRFALERGTRSGRTARQACIAVAQSLLGGTK
- the purU gene encoding formyltetrahydrofolate deformylase encodes the protein MSETATLVVSCPDRKGLVAALASLLHDHGANIREAQQHLDPVDRIFSQRIQFDLADLDLPRAQLEELLRIECGRYQMRWRISYSDRAKRVAIFVSRFEHCLYDLLIRHRLGELRCEIPLVISNHPELEPIATQFGVAWRVFPIDKQSKAAQEARELELLERERIDLVVLARYMQVLSAEFIARYPERIINIHHSTLPAFVGARPYHQAHERGVKLVGATAHYATSDLDQGPIIAQDVVACSHRDTVEDLVRKGRDVERMVLASAVRAHLDDRIVALGRRTVVF
- the groL gene encoding chaperonin GroEL (60 kDa chaperone family; promotes refolding of misfolded polypeptides especially under stressful conditions; forms two stacked rings of heptamers to form a barrel-shaped 14mer; ends can be capped by GroES; misfolded proteins enter the barrel where they are refolded when GroES binds), with product MGAKELRFDEAARRGLQRGVDALADAVKVTMGPRGRNVLIEKSWGAPTSTKDGVTVAKAVELENKFENLGAQMVKEVASKTSDVAGDGTTTATVLAQAIYAQGLKLVAAGAAPMALKRGIDTAVAAITEQLAKSSRKVRGKDEIAQVGRVSSNGDESIGAMIAEAMERVGKEGVITVEEAKTMDTELDVVEGMRFDRGYLSPYFVTNPERMEGAYDDPYLLIHEKKISNMRELVPLLEAVARSGKALIIIAEDIEGEALATLVVNKIRGTLNVAACKAPGFGDRRKAMLEDIGVLTGGKSLSEDLGVKLENVTLADLGRAKRVVLDRENTTIIGGAGKKSDIEGRIAQIRKQIEETDSDYDKEKLQERLAKLAGGVAVIRVGAATEAELKEKKARVEDALHATRAAVEEGIVAGGGVALVRAEKALADLGLSGDEALGAEIVRHAVTAPLRQIAMNSGQDGSVVLSRVREKGGDFGYNAATEQYTDLVKDGIIDPTKVVRSALQNAASVAGLLITTEAAIVDKPEPPAPMPGGAPDMGGMGGMGGMGGMPGMGGMDF
- the groES gene encoding co-chaperone GroES; amino-acid sequence: MAAKVRPLHNRLIVQRIDEESKTAGGIIIPDTAKEKPTEGKVIAAGPGKRDDKGNLIAMDVKKGDRVLFSKYSGNEVTLDGEDTLIISEDDVLAILE
- a CDS encoding secretin N-terminal domain-containing protein, whose product is MRAGVIAAVLCVLVAGNALAQAGFRIYEPRSRTAEELAPLVAPMLGPDGSAVADAHGGSLVLEGDPAAIQQALSALETLDRPLAQYRIESETRSRDSLEGAAARIGGWSDRGTFRVARVSAGAGAGARTHSVAASVVVLEGRTADVWTGTEVPLHFGGEVALVPVQSGFRVRPRTLGTGEIELEITPIMAEQGRRGTIRELGAATALRVRPGESLALAGVAEEAAERGAGFPAGARAEAGTSDSLIVVRVTPFESLPAAPAR